The Desertibacillus haloalkaliphilus DNA segment CTCCCCCTAAGGTAAAACAGATTTTTATTTTTTAATCTGTCTACCCTAGAGGGAGCATATCATTTTGTCCCAGCCTCTTTGCTTTGATTAAAGCCCCTTTAACATTTATACATGTTAAGCGATTGCTGAATATGCTGCCTCTGCTTATTTATCCCTTCCTCTAACGAAATCTTTGGTGTAAAACCAAGCTCACGTTTTGCCTTTTCCCCAGAGACTTTCACTTGTAAGCGTCGATTTTTTTCAATTTCTTCTGGTTTTCCGGTAATCATTTGGCATCCTCGATACCATTCTCCTGTTTTACTGCTTGAAAAATTATAGATCGTTGCCTGCTTTTTAGCCGCCGAGAGAAGGAAGCCTTCAATGACATCATCAATATACATGACATCAATGGTTGAGCGGTCACCTTCAACCGTCGTCATTTCTTTATTATGTTCTTTAGACACGATCAATTTGTGATACGTCATATCCTCTCGTTGCCACGGCCCATAAATCGTTGGCAAGCGCAAGATTGTTGCCGAAAACCCATGTTTCTGACTTTCCTTATATAGTAGTGATTCACTAACAAGCTTTGTTAAGCCATAAGGCGTAGATGGATTTGTCGGTGTTTTTTCTGTAATGATTCCGGTTCGTTCCCCATAAACTTCAATGGTGGATGCATAAACTACATGAATTCCTTTCGGACACCCTTCAATCAACTGTTGTGTCGTTTTTACATTTTGCTTAATGACAGAACGTAAATCACCCCAGCCTAAATCTTGGTTTGTAGCTGCTGCCAAATGAAAAATCACATCAGCCTTCTTGAGTAAACGTCGAAGGTTCAATTCTCCTATTTGTTTATCAAAAAAATGAAAGTTTGCATTCCTACCAATCCTCAACCATTTTTCTTCTTGAAGGTGCTTCGTTTTTTTATCAATCATGCTGTCAATCGCATAGACTTCAATCCCCTTCTCAAGTAACCGTGAACACAAATGAAAACCGATAAAGCCTAATGCACCCGTTACTACAACCCTTTTCATCCTTTTCCTCCTAGATTTGTCTCGTAAAACAATAAACCCCCTCTGTACGAAAGAATTTGTCCAGAGAGGCTTGGTTTCATGTACGATCTAGGCATCGATTGAGTCCTGATTTAATTGTTGTTTTAATTCCTCTAACCTCTGCTTTCCACTAGTTGTTAAGTTTGTCTCTTCCTGATTTAATAAGGCATGTAGTTCATCATATTGACGTTGGTCAAAGCTGCTAATAAAATCATCTCCCTTCATCAGTAGATAAACAGAACACGTTCAAAACGAGTAAGTCTCTGCCATTTATTATATACCATTAACTATATGTTTAAATGTATAAATTGTTGCAACCTTTATTGAAAAATAAAAAAGACTGCCTAAAAGGTCACTTCACCTTTTTTTAGACAGTCTTTTCATTGCTTTATGGTTTTCGTTTAGGCATCCATTTCCGGTTGTGGTTTGATGTTTCCGGAAATCGTTCTCCTGCTTTTAGCTTAACCGACTTAGGGTTTTGAACCATGCTTCCTGTTTCACCAATTTCAACGTATATCCCATTGTTTGGTGCCTTATGGCCTGGTTCAAATTGATGACTTTGGCCCACTACTTTCACCCTCCTTATGAAACAAGGTATTTTTACTATTTCCATTTAGGGGTGAAAACATCATCACCATTATTTAGAAAACATTAGCGTATCTAATGTTAAAGTGAGGTAATAATCAGAACAAAGGCTAAACTATTGGCCATTTCAATTATGCCAAGAATTGCAGGCTTCGGCTTTGCCTTTTTCGGCATCACCCATGTTTTACACGCACTTGTTAAAAACGCTAGTGCGATTAGTGGGTAGCCAATGACTAAAGGAATGAGAACAATACCTCCATGATAGCCATAAGATACCAAAGTAAAACGTTTATTGCCACGTTCCCGGATAAAGGTTTTTACATGAAAAACACTCGCAATAAAAAATAGATAATTAACAAACATTAAAATGTAAGCATGAGTATCTAGTTGCCCAGTTCCAAGATCATAAGAAATTAACACCAAAAAAGAAAAGCTCGCAATGGCTACCGCATCGTTAATAAATAGCCGTTCCTTTTTTTGTTTCGCAAAAATTAGGTTAATCACAAACAAGGGGATAATTAGCAATCCAAGAACGATTAGCGTCGGTTGTTGAATTAAATATGATACGACAAATAGACACCCTATAAGCGTGTATACGAGCAAGGAAGGCAGCACTTGCTTTCCCAAGCTTGGTTTTCGAATATAAGATAAGATTGCGCTTGAAGCGAAATAAAAGCTCAAAACTCCTATAAAAAAGACGAGGTGATTCCAAGTCGGTCCGCTTACAACGGTACCAATTAGATACGGGACCACTAACATTGCCCAAGCCCCATGTTCTCTAGGAATGAACCATTTCATTGATCTCTTCCTTTCTTCTTCCATCATTTTTACTCTTGTATATATCTCATTGTATCGTGGCGAGACTTTTTTTAAAGTGACAATCATCACAGTGATTTTTTACACAGTTACAAACGTGAAAAGTTGATATGATAAAAGAAGAAAAATGCCCTCATACGGTGATGTTCGTAAAAGGAGATGTCGTACTATGTTAGAAGTAAAAATAACTTCAACGGATTATGTAAATATTGAAAACTTCTTAAATCAGTCCCAGTTTCGTTTACAAAACGGGATTTATAAACGTTCATTGGAAGAAAAAATAGACTTAATGGTTCAATTTAACAAACAAGAAAAAGCTGTTTACTTTACCTTCCCAGGTGACTTGTCACTCGATCATTTCGATCTCGTACATGAAACGATTCAGTCTTTTATAATGGAAGTCAAAGTAGATAAAATTGATGAAGCAAACGCATTTATCGGCTACTTATCTGATGGAAGTCATGCCTATATCTTATCCGGTTGGAAGGAATGGGTACACTTTATTAGTGGAGCAAAGCACAATTCAATGGAAGGTCAGAAAGTCGAAGTCTCTGAGAATGACAACAAGATCGCAGAAGGAATCCTACTCGACTATGATTATGTGTTAGATAAGAAAAATTTCATCGTAAAGAAGTGCACATTACTAACATTATTTGGTGAAAAAGAGTATACTGGCCATCATTTAATTATTCGAGCAACTGGAGAATTCGTTTAAGTAAATAGGGGTGCCCTAAAAGTAACACACACTTTTAGGACACCCCATTTTCTATATCGTACAAATTTCAATCGGACAATCTCCACAGTCGAGATATTCCTTCAAAAACTCAATCTTCTTAACAATGATAAAGCCGTTATCCATTTCAACAACATCTAATCGCTTTAACTCATTTAACATGCGATTAATGCTTTCTCGTGATGTACTTATAAAACTAGCTAAATCTTGGTTTGTTAAACGTACATTAATTAGCGTACCTTTAGCATGCTCAACCCCATACGAATTACTAAAACGGATCAAAGTAGAATAAAATCCACCTTTTTTTCCACTTAAAAGCAAATCACGAAATTTGGCTTGTGTAGACTGGGTATGTCTTGCAAACCACTTCATAAATGCAACTGCTATTTCACCATTTTCACGGAAAAGGTCTTCTAAGCGATCTCGCTCAAATCTCACCAATTCTGCTTCTTCAACAACAATCGCAGTCACACTAATGCTCATCTCATTAAACAAACCAACTTCGCCAACAAGCTCGTCTTTTTGTTTTAGATGTATACTAAATTCTTTACCATCAGCAGTCATTTTACTTAAACTAACTTTGCCGCTTCGAATTAAGTACACATAGTTCGGTTCATCGCCTTCATAAAAAAGGGTTGTTCCATTAGCAACGGTCATATCAGTACCAATATTAAGTAAAGTCTTCTGATTTTCTTCACTTAATTCACTAAAAAACCGCTTTATTTCGACATCTTTCTTTTCCAATCAGAAAACCCCTTTACAATAATATAACCTAAAATTATTTTTGTATCATTTTTATTTTAACATCATACCTATAGTATTAAAACAGCTTTCAGATATCTTCCATAAAAAAGACCCTCTACTCATCGTAAAGGATCTTCATCATCAATTATTCACTTACCTAAAACTTAACATTCCACTTCAGCATTCTTTCTTGAATAATAATACCAGCACATCACCAAACTAACAACATAATAAGCAATAAAAATATAGAGTGCCATATTTGCTGAGCCTGTATTTTCAATTGACCAGCCAAAGATACTTGGAATTAAAAATGCCCCATATGCTGCAATCGCTGCTGTAAACCCTAATACAGGAGCCGCTTCTTTCGGTGGAAAGATAAACGGAATCATTCTAAATGTTGAACCATTGGCAATCCCCGTCGTAATAAATAGAACAATAAACATAATCAAAAACCCTGTAAAATTACCGATATTATAGAAATAGATGACACCAAAGGTTGCTGCAATCATAATAATAATATCCCAAAATGTAACGAAGGCTCCTCCTAATTTATCGGAAATCCATCCTCCCACTGGTCGGGTTAACGCACCAACAAGCGGTCCAAGAAACGCAAATTGCATCGCATTCACT contains these protein-coding regions:
- a CDS encoding NAD-dependent epimerase/dehydratase family protein; translated protein: MKRVVVTGALGFIGFHLCSRLLEKGIEVYAIDSMIDKKTKHLQEEKWLRIGRNANFHFFDKQIGELNLRRLLKKADVIFHLAAATNQDLGWGDLRSVIKQNVKTTQQLIEGCPKGIHVVYASTIEVYGERTGIITEKTPTNPSTPYGLTKLVSESLLYKESQKHGFSATILRLPTIYGPWQREDMTYHKLIVSKEHNKEMTTVEGDRSTIDVMYIDDVIEGFLLSAAKKQATIYNFSSSKTGEWYRGCQMITGKPEEIEKNRRLQVKVSGEKAKRELGFTPKISLEEGINKQRQHIQQSLNMYKC
- a CDS encoding YjzC family protein, which translates into the protein MGQSHQFEPGHKAPNNGIYVEIGETGSMVQNPKSVKLKAGERFPETSNHNRKWMPKRKP
- a CDS encoding YwiC-like family protein, whose translation is MKWFIPREHGAWAMLVVPYLIGTVVSGPTWNHLVFFIGVLSFYFASSAILSYIRKPSLGKQVLPSLLVYTLIGCLFVVSYLIQQPTLIVLGLLIIPLFVINLIFAKQKKERLFINDAVAIASFSFLVLISYDLGTGQLDTHAYILMFVNYLFFIASVFHVKTFIRERGNKRFTLVSYGYHGGIVLIPLVIGYPLIALAFLTSACKTWVMPKKAKPKPAILGIIEMANSLAFVLIITSL
- a CDS encoding Crp/Fnr family transcriptional regulator translates to MEKKDVEIKRFFSELSEENQKTLLNIGTDMTVANGTTLFYEGDEPNYVYLIRSGKVSLSKMTADGKEFSIHLKQKDELVGEVGLFNEMSISVTAIVVEEAELVRFERDRLEDLFRENGEIAVAFMKWFARHTQSTQAKFRDLLLSGKKGGFYSTLIRFSNSYGVEHAKGTLINVRLTNQDLASFISTSRESINRMLNELKRLDVVEMDNGFIIVKKIEFLKEYLDCGDCPIEICTI